Below is a window of Caloramator mitchellensis DNA.
TAAAATTAGCAAAGAAGAATTTGATTTCAGAGCATTTGGAGATAAATCTTTTATGGAATCTACTTAAAGAGGAAGGATTAAGAGAACATAGGGATTTATATTTCTCAATCTTAGATAGAACTTCACTATATGAAAAACCAAGAACAAAATTAAGAAATAGAAGAAACAGAATAGTATAAAAAGAGTATTGAAAATATGGGACAAGAAAGTGGGGTAAAAGAGCATGAGTTTTTTTACAAGATGGGCATTTTACACGTAATACTTTGATTTTGTAAGTTCCAAAGACGGTAATGACGTTGCGGTAATAGTATCCATGCCTATGGAGCTTACCCATATAACCACAATTTTTACAGCCATATTGAGTTGGATAAAAAGAAGCTTCCCCTGAGAATAAATATTGATGAATAAAATTAGAAAATTTGGATATAATCATAATTAAAGAACAACAAAATTTCAGA
It encodes the following:
- a CDS encoding DUF6431 domain-containing protein — its product is MIISKFSNFIHQYLFSGEASFYPTQYGCKNCGYMGKLHRHGYYYRNVITVFGTYKIKVLRVKCPSCKKTHALLPHFLVPYFQYSFYTILFLLFLNFVLGFSYSEVLSKIEKYKSLCSLNPSSLSRFHKRFISKCSEIKFFFANFTDIYPEFDLNKSGVLIKYIISYERRNISFNTSYFDSMPSYFFSS